From the Mycoplasmatota bacterium genome, one window contains:
- a CDS encoding MgtC/SapB family protein, producing MSGATELEYALRMLLAFIAGGIIGFERERHKKPVGFRTYVLVCLGSAVVTMVGVETVQRAIEMAEGKAIIRTDPVRLSAQVVSGIGFLGAGTILHEKKTISGLTSAASLWAASMIGIAIGYGYYFIGIMATFLVELTLILSSLRNYFNKPYDPRDKDD from the coding sequence ATGTCAGGAGCTACAGAATTAGAATATGCATTGAGGATGTTACTAGCTTTTATTGCTGGTGGTATTATTGGTTTTGAAAGAGAAAGACATAAAAAGCCTGTTGGTTTTAGAACTTATGTTTTAGTATGTCTTGGGTCTGCTGTTGTGACAATGGTTGGTGTTGAGACGGTTCAAAGAGCAATAGAGATGGCAGAGGGAAAAGCAATTATTAGGACCGATCCAGTACGATTGAGTGCACAAGTTGTATCAGGTATTGGTTTTTTAGGAGCGGGTACGATCCTTCATGAGAAAAAGACAATCAGTGGATTAACTTCAGCGGCGAGTTTGTGGGCAGCGTCTATGATTGGGATAGCGATTGGATATGGTTATTATTTTATTGGAATCATGGCGACATTCCTGGTAGAACTTACCTTAATATTAAGTAGTTTAAGAAATTATTTTAATAAACCATATGATCCTAGGGATAAAGATGATTAA
- a CDS encoding GNAT family N-acetyltransferase, whose product MKCIIAQNQKHFYDQVIVRSEVFVIEQKVPIDEEIDNLDAIALQFIVYDEEKPVGAARFRIVDGLGKIERVCVLKSYRKKGVGKLIMNTIEDYARKQRIHQMILNAQLTAIPFYKQFGYTDHGEIFLDANIEHKAMHKAL is encoded by the coding sequence ATGAAATGTATAATCGCACAAAATCAAAAACATTTTTATGACCAAGTCATTGTAAGAAGTGAAGTTTTTGTAATTGAGCAAAAAGTACCAATTGATGAAGAAATCGATAACCTTGATGCTATAGCTCTTCAATTTATCGTATATGATGAAGAAAAACCCGTCGGTGCTGCTAGATTCAGAATAGTAGATGGATTAGGTAAGATTGAACGTGTTTGTGTATTAAAGTCTTATCGCAAAAAAGGTGTCGGTAAATTAATCATGAATACAATTGAAGATTATGCTAGAAAGCAAAGAATACATCAAATGATTTTAAATGCCCAATTAACCGCAATCCCTTTTTATAAACAATTCGGTTATACCGACCATGGTGAAATCTTTTTAGATGCAAACATTGAACATAAAGCAATGCATAAAGCCCTATAA
- a CDS encoding ATP-binding cassette domain-containing protein, with protein MLKVENLTKTYRLSKKQMKLENTKESKKIAANGVSFEVMPGEIFGLLGPNGAGKTTTLRCVSTLIKPDSGDVFIGDEKVSVVTEDDRARGYLSFLTSELKLEDHFTPNYLFNFFGRLHGLDEETIERNKERLFSKFGIEEFAEIKVSQLSTGMKQKTSIAVSLVHDPDIIIFDEPTNGLDILTARTVTDYLLELRNEGKTIIVSTHIMTLAAKLCDRIGIIIDGKIRKVGSLKDIIADTNSTDLEDAFFKIYKKAKEEDGGAL; from the coding sequence ATGCTTAAAGTAGAAAACTTAACAAAAACTTACCGATTAAGTAAAAAACAAATGAAATTAGAAAATACTAAAGAATCTAAAAAAATCGCCGCAAATGGTGTTAGTTTTGAAGTGATGCCTGGTGAGATATTTGGTTTATTGGGTCCAAATGGTGCCGGTAAAACAACGACATTACGCTGTGTATCAACCCTCATTAAGCCTGATAGCGGAGATGTTTTCATAGGGGATGAAAAAGTTAGTGTCGTGACTGAAGATGATAGAGCTAGAGGTTATTTATCATTTTTAACGAGTGAATTAAAACTAGAAGATCATTTCACGCCAAATTATTTATTTAATTTCTTTGGTCGTTTACATGGGTTAGATGAGGAAACGATTGAAAGAAATAAAGAAAGATTGTTTTCGAAATTTGGGATTGAAGAATTTGCGGAAATAAAGGTAAGTCAATTATCAACAGGGATGAAACAAAAAACATCGATTGCTGTTTCACTTGTTCATGACCCTGATATTATTATTTTTGATGAGCCAACCAATGGTCTTGATATTTTAACAGCTCGAACAGTAACAGATTATTTACTTGAATTACGTAATGAAGGTAAAACGATTATTGTATCAACGCATATTATGACATTAGCAGCTAAATTATGTGATCGTATTGGAATTATTATAGATGGTAAAATTAGAAAAGTTGGATCTTTAAAAGATATAATAGCTGATACAAATTCAACAGATTTAGAAGATGCATTCTTTAAAATATATAAGAAAGCAAAAGAAGAAGATGGAGGTGCATTATAA
- a CDS encoding ABC transporter permease, with product MNNIWTIVKKELKRVFTDKRIIFSLFLLPPLSIYLIYGLMGMSAENETKKEEEYTAIVYVVNSPEKIVNEEKEAKAFLEFLNADLPMKSNINPVSSNDLEDLIERLKNQEIDLIIEFPENFVNQVEENTTDTLPKINMYYNINRTYSQSTYLKYTMTLSEYETKIAGTRVDLDLLDVFEAVGAPQGDVEKAKGSILGMILPLLLVIYLMAGAMGIGIESVAGEKERGTIATLLVTPIKRSQLAIGKIISIAIIAVLSSLTSFLGLLAVLPQFAKLNEGSESLETVSYAISDYGMILTIMLATVLFFVALIVIVSTYSKSIKEAGTLVMPLYLVVMGAAFFNMFNQNISKDYTNYLIPIYNVVVALKAAFQFDLTVTNWLITIGSTIGYTVVLIFLIQKMFRNEKIMFNK from the coding sequence ATGAATAATATATGGACTATTGTTAAAAAAGAATTAAAGAGAGTATTTACAGATAAACGTATTATTTTTTCATTATTCTTATTACCCCCATTATCAATTTATTTAATATATGGATTAATGGGAATGTCAGCAGAGAATGAAACTAAAAAAGAAGAAGAATACACAGCGATTGTTTATGTTGTTAATTCACCAGAAAAGATTGTGAATGAAGAAAAGGAAGCAAAAGCTTTTCTTGAATTTTTAAATGCTGATTTACCTATGAAATCAAATATTAATCCTGTTAGTTCTAATGATTTAGAAGATTTAATCGAACGATTAAAAAATCAAGAAATTGATTTAATAATAGAGTTTCCAGAGAATTTTGTTAATCAAGTAGAGGAAAATACAACAGACACCCTTCCAAAAATCAATATGTACTATAATATCAATCGTACCTATTCACAAAGTACTTATTTAAAATACACGATGACCTTATCTGAATATGAAACAAAGATTGCAGGAACTCGAGTTGATTTGGATTTATTGGATGTATTTGAAGCAGTAGGAGCACCTCAAGGTGATGTTGAAAAAGCAAAAGGTTCAATTTTAGGAATGATTCTACCACTTCTTCTTGTAATCTATTTAATGGCAGGCGCTATGGGAATTGGTATTGAATCTGTTGCTGGTGAAAAAGAACGTGGTACCATAGCGACTTTATTAGTAACTCCAATTAAGAGAAGCCAACTAGCTATTGGTAAAATTATTAGTATTGCGATTATTGCCGTGTTAAGTTCTTTAACCTCTTTCCTAGGATTATTAGCAGTTTTACCACAATTTGCGAAACTAAATGAGGGAAGCGAATCACTTGAGACTGTAAGTTATGCTATTTCTGATTATGGGATGATATTAACGATCATGCTTGCAACAGTATTGTTCTTTGTTGCCCTTATTGTAATCGTATCAACTTACTCAAAATCAATAAAAGAAGCGGGAACATTAGTTATGCCTCTATATTTAGTGGTTATGGGTGCAGCGTTCTTCAATATGTTTAATCAAAATATATCAAAAGATTATACTAATTATCTTATCCCAATATATAATGTAGTGGTTGCTTTAAAAGCTGCTTTCCAATTTGATTTAACAGTAACTAATTGGTTAATAACGATTGGGTCTACAATTGGTTATACAGTAGTATTGATATTCTTAATTCAAAAAATGTTTAGAAATGAAAAAATAATGTTTAATAAATAA
- a CDS encoding GatB/YqeY domain-containing protein, with translation MMLLDKINLDLKEAMKNKNKTKLETIRLIKTTLMNEKIKLMVDKLSEEQEIAVVAREVKQRKDSIIEYEKAERADLVEKEKVQLDILQTYLPKQLEEKEIIDLIEKIVVDSNFTSIKDMGKVMSTLSPLVKGRADMAKVSQLVKNYLNK, from the coding sequence ATAATGTTGTTAGATAAAATTAATCTCGATCTTAAAGAAGCCATGAAAAATAAAAATAAGACGAAACTAGAGACAATACGATTAATTAAAACAACACTGATGAATGAGAAAATAAAATTAATGGTTGATAAGTTATCAGAAGAACAAGAAATTGCTGTTGTTGCTAGAGAAGTCAAGCAAAGAAAAGATTCAATTATTGAGTATGAAAAGGCTGAACGGGCTGATTTAGTAGAAAAAGAAAAGGTACAATTAGATATTTTACAAACCTATCTTCCAAAACAATTAGAAGAAAAAGAAATTATAGATTTAATTGAAAAAATAGTTGTTGATAGTAATTTCACAAGTATAAAAGATATGGGAAAAGTGATGAGTACCTTATCGCCTCTAGTAAAAGGAAGAGCTGATATGGCTAAGGTGAGTCAATTAGTTAAAAATTATCTAAATAAATAA